In Microtus ochrogaster isolate Prairie Vole_2 unplaced genomic scaffold, MicOch1.0 UNK103, whole genome shotgun sequence, one genomic interval encodes:
- the Eid2 gene encoding EP300-interacting inhibitor of differentiation 2, which produces MSQLPAVSSAQQTGAASGDRGLPQAEVGGGRLALPGPVRPEEIRGGPMAAAREGPAAPGAAARGGRVAAAREGRAVEARGAPAAAARGGAAAREGPMAPASREARMAEVARLLGEPLEEEAPEGRPRSRAGGLAAMPYLRLRHPLSVLGINYQQFLRHYLENYPIAPGRIQELEERRRRFVEACRAREAAFDIEYLRNPQRVDFDILTFTIALTASEVINPLIEELGCDKFIHRE; this is translated from the coding sequence ATGTCCCAGCTGCCCGCAGTCAGCAGCGCCCAGCAGACGGGCGCAGCGAGCGGCGACCGCGGACTCCCGCAGGCCGAGGTAGGCGGCGGGCGGCTTGCGCTCCCGGGCCCGGTGCGACCGGAGGAGATCCGGGGAGGCCCGATGGCAGCGGCCCGGGAAGGCCCCGCAGCCCCGGGAGCGGCGGCCAGGGGAGGCCGGGTAGCTGCAGCCCGAgaaggccgggcggtggaggCCCGGGGAGCCCCCGCGGCGGCGGCCCGTGGTGGCGCGGCGGCCCGCGAAGGCCCGATGGCGCCGGCGTCCAGGGAAGCCCGGATGGCGGAGGTGGCCCGGCTGCTGGGCGAGCCGCTGGAGGAGGAGGCGCCCGAGGGCAGGCCCCGGTCCAGGGCGGGCGGCTTGGCGGCGATGCCGTACCTGCGCCTCCGCCACCCCCTCAGCGTCTTGGGCATCAATTACCAGCAGTTCCTGCGCCACTACCTGGAGAACTACCCGATAGCCCCGGGCCGGATCCAGGAGCTGGAGGAGCGCCGGCGGCGCTTCGTGGAGGCCTGCAGAGCCCGGGAGGCAGCCTTCGACATAGAGTACCTGCGCAACCCTCAGAGGGTGGATTTTGACATTTTAACGTTTACCATAGCCCTGACTGCGTCGGAGGTGATCAATCCTCTCATAGAAGAACTGGGTTGCGATAAGTTCATCCATAGAGAGTGA